One part of the Anaerolineales bacterium genome encodes these proteins:
- a CDS encoding mannose-1-phosphate guanylyltransferase, translated as MAETPLQHAYAVIMAGGGGTRLWPLSRQSKPKQMLTLIEERSLFQIAVQRLRALLPPERILVVTSQQQAAELKTHAPELPAENYILEPQPRGTAAAIGLAAAALGARDPQAVMIVLTADHYIANEAGFHRYLEAAVALAQTGPLVTLGIEPTFAATQYGYIQMGDSLGEFGGFVAHKVKRFKEKPSQPEAEGMLAAGDHAWNSGMFIWSIARIMQEFAEQMPDLHATLEKVAAAMGSADYADVIAHEWPRIAAQTIDYGVMEHAANVAVIPAKELAWNDVGSWTSLFEVLPADGNGNLALHPHHHDLDSHNSLVHGASNTAERLIVTVGVKDLVVVDTGDVLLICSRERAQDVRQVIEALKEKGLQRYL; from the coding sequence ATGGCTGAGACTCCATTGCAGCATGCATACGCGGTCATCATGGCCGGCGGCGGCGGCACACGCCTGTGGCCGCTCTCGCGCCAATCCAAGCCCAAGCAAATGCTCACCCTGATCGAGGAGCGCAGCCTGTTCCAGATCGCGGTGCAGCGCCTGCGGGCGCTGCTGCCGCCCGAGCGCATCCTGGTGGTCACCAGCCAGCAGCAGGCCGCCGAGCTCAAGACCCACGCGCCCGAGCTGCCCGCTGAGAATTACATTCTCGAGCCGCAGCCGCGCGGCACCGCCGCGGCCATCGGGCTGGCGGCCGCCGCCCTGGGTGCGCGTGACCCGCAGGCGGTGATGATCGTGCTCACCGCTGACCACTACATCGCCAACGAAGCCGGCTTCCATCGTTACCTGGAAGCCGCCGTGGCCCTGGCGCAGACCGGGCCGCTGGTGACGCTGGGCATTGAGCCCACCTTCGCCGCTACGCAATATGGCTACATCCAAATGGGTGACAGCCTGGGCGAGTTCGGCGGCTTTGTGGCTCACAAGGTTAAGCGATTCAAAGAAAAACCCAGCCAGCCGGAAGCGGAGGGTATGCTGGCCGCCGGTGACCACGCCTGGAATTCTGGCATGTTCATCTGGAGCATTGCGCGCATCATGCAGGAGTTTGCCGAGCAGATGCCCGATCTGCATGCCACGCTTGAAAAAGTGGCCGCCGCCATGGGCTCTGCCGACTATGCAGACGTGATCGCGCATGAATGGCCGCGCATTGCGGCCCAGACGATCGACTACGGCGTTATGGAGCATGCCGCCAACGTGGCCGTCATCCCCGCCAAGGAATTGGCCTGGAACGATGTCGGCTCGTGGACTTCGCTCTTTGAAGTGCTGCCGGCGGACGGCAACGGCAACCTGGCCCTGCACCCGCACCACCATGATCTCGACAGCCACAATTCACTCGTGCACGGCGCCAGCAACACAGCCGAGCGTCTCATCGTTACCGTTGGCGTCAAGGATCTGGTGGTCGTAGATACCGGAGATGTGCTATTAATTTGCAGCCGTGAGCGCGCTCAGGATGTGCGCCAGGTCATTGAAGCCTTGAAAGAAAAAGGCTTGCAGCGTTACCTGTAG